One segment of Marvinbryantia formatexigens DSM 14469 DNA contains the following:
- a CDS encoding beta-N-acetylhexosaminidase, with protein MDGHGAELFILPQPREWEQREGFFEMRYDQYLVLAEGTAPLAPESLEDLKEDMQRFLGFTLQVRRGSSRAGDMVLRQTEELREQEYTLEIGSEGILAQAGGRAGLLYAVQTLRQLIRQCGALLPCLHIHDYPAIPERGFYHDVTRGRIPTLDSLKKLASRMAFYKLNQMQIYIEHSFLFRDLSEVWRDDTPLTAEEILELDAFCGKLGIELVPSLASFGHLYKLLRTRQYAHLCELDNPAAEPFSFRARMDHHTINVSDSESLELMKKLIGEYMELFSSRRFNICADETFDLGKGKNRARAEEEGVSGMYTEFVRKLCEFVKERGRTPMFWGDIICGFPQEYRKLPEGTICLNWGYAPQQSAESTEKLYEAGAIQYLCPGVAGWNQWINKIEDSYENIRRMCGYAQQYHALGVLNTDWGDFGHINHPEFSIPGMIYGAAFSWNPQIPPFEEINRQISRMEYGDVTGEFVAVMAEADRYCDFTWEAAVSFLECKEEEREQVFREYTDATKLSRGQVREDNEKLHDLQKQLKKNLPAMDAGGRETAAACVLATDGIRIFNETGASLAAYYRREEPDAGKMAALAERLENWFYYYKKLWRSVSRESGLSQIQNVIDWYADLLRSFLFG; from the coding sequence ATGGACGGACATGGAGCGGAGCTTTTCATTCTCCCGCAGCCGCGGGAATGGGAGCAGAGAGAAGGATTCTTTGAAATGAGGTATGACCAGTATCTGGTGCTGGCGGAGGGGACTGCCCCGCTGGCGCCGGAGAGCCTGGAGGATTTAAAGGAGGATATGCAGCGTTTCCTTGGGTTTACCCTGCAGGTGCGGCGCGGAAGCAGCCGCGCCGGGGATATGGTACTGCGGCAGACAGAAGAATTGCGGGAGCAGGAGTACACGCTGGAAATTGGCAGCGAAGGGATTCTGGCGCAGGCAGGCGGCAGGGCGGGGCTTTTGTACGCGGTGCAGACGCTCCGGCAGCTTATCCGTCAGTGCGGCGCGCTTCTGCCGTGCCTGCATATCCACGATTATCCGGCGATACCGGAGCGGGGATTTTATCACGATGTGACGCGCGGACGCATTCCGACGCTGGATTCTCTGAAAAAACTGGCATCCCGGATGGCGTTTTACAAGCTCAACCAGATGCAGATCTATATTGAACACAGCTTTCTGTTCCGCGATTTAAGCGAAGTCTGGCGCGACGACACGCCGCTGACGGCGGAGGAGATTCTGGAGCTGGACGCATTTTGCGGGAAGCTCGGCATCGAGCTGGTGCCGTCCCTGGCAAGCTTCGGACATCTTTATAAGCTGCTGCGCACCAGACAGTACGCGCATCTGTGCGAGCTGGATAATCCGGCGGCGGAGCCGTTTTCCTTCAGGGCGCGGATGGATCATCACACCATTAATGTGTCAGATTCAGAGAGCCTGGAGCTGATGAAAAAGCTGATTGGCGAATATATGGAGCTGTTTTCTTCGCGCCGCTTCAACATCTGTGCGGACGAGACTTTTGACCTGGGGAAGGGCAAAAACAGGGCGCGCGCCGAAGAGGAGGGCGTCTCCGGCATGTATACGGAATTTGTGCGGAAGCTGTGCGAATTTGTGAAAGAGCGTGGAAGAACGCCGATGTTCTGGGGCGATATTATCTGCGGCTTTCCGCAGGAATACCGGAAGCTCCCCGAAGGGACTATCTGTCTGAACTGGGGTTATGCGCCGCAGCAGAGCGCGGAGAGCACCGAAAAGCTTTATGAAGCGGGCGCTATCCAGTATCTTTGTCCGGGTGTGGCGGGCTGGAATCAGTGGATAAATAAAATAGAAGATTCTTATGAAAATATCCGAAGAATGTGCGGCTATGCGCAGCAATATCATGCGCTGGGGGTTTTAAACACCGACTGGGGCGATTTCGGGCACATCAATCATCCGGAGTTTTCCATCCCCGGCATGATTTACGGGGCGGCGTTTTCGTGGAATCCGCAGATTCCGCCCTTTGAGGAAATTAACCGGCAGATTTCACGGATGGAATACGGCGACGTCACGGGAGAGTTTGTCGCCGTTATGGCGGAGGCGGACCGGTACTGCGATTTCACCTGGGAGGCGGCGGTCTCCTTCCTTGAATGCAAGGAGGAGGAGAGGGAGCAGGTTTTCCGGGAATATACGGACGCCACAAAGCTGTCGCGCGGACAGGTGCGGGAGGATAATGAAAAGCTCCACGACCTTCAGAAGCAATTAAAGAAAAATCTTCCGGCAATGGACGCCGGAGGGCGGGAGACGGCAGCCGCCTGTGTACTGGCAACGGATGGAATCCGGATTTTCAATGAGACCGGCGCGTCTCTGGCGGCATATTACCGCAGGGAGGAGCCAGATGCCGGGAAAATGGCGGCGCTGGCAGAGAGACTGGAAAACTGGTTCTATTATTATAAGAAGCTCTGGCGGAGCGTCAGCCGGGAATCCGGGCTTTCACAGATACAGAATGTCATAGACTGGTACGCCGATTTGCTTCGCTCTTTCCTTTTCGGGTAA
- a CDS encoding dihydroorotase has translation MLIIKNGKIVDPASGMEQTGDVVVEDGKIVQLGGSFAGQAGASDEVIEAQGLVVAPGLIDTHVHFRDPGYTYKEDIYTGAHAAAAGGFTTVVCMANTKPVADNEETVSYIVKKAGKACVHVRTAAAVTKGLKGKELTDFEALYRCGAVGFTDDGIPLQDAALLEEAMMQAARLDVPISLHEEDSSMILRPGVNAGKVAEALQYGGAPAASESTMVERDCALALKTRASVVIQHISAKKSVEAVRSYWRRGARIHGEVTPQHFSLTEDIVLEKGSLARVNPPIRTEEDRQALIEGLKDGTLDIIATDHAPHSREEKARDIKAAPSGMIGLETSLALGITNLVKQGHLSLMDLLEKMTVNPARLYRLNAGALAEGAPADLVIFDENESWTVTDNFRSKSNNSPFIGQTLTGRVKYTICGGKTVYRDGQTAF, from the coding sequence ATGCTGATTATCAAAAACGGAAAGATTGTGGACCCGGCTTCCGGCATGGAGCAGACAGGCGACGTGGTAGTGGAGGATGGAAAAATTGTGCAGCTTGGCGGCAGCTTTGCCGGGCAGGCGGGCGCTTCCGATGAGGTGATAGAAGCGCAGGGGCTTGTGGTTGCACCCGGTCTGATTGATACGCATGTGCACTTCCGCGACCCCGGCTATACGTACAAAGAGGATATTTACACAGGAGCTCATGCGGCGGCAGCCGGCGGATTTACGACGGTGGTATGCATGGCGAATACAAAGCCGGTGGCGGATAATGAGGAAACGGTTTCGTACATTGTAAAAAAGGCTGGAAAGGCGTGCGTTCATGTGCGGACAGCGGCGGCGGTCACGAAGGGCTTAAAGGGGAAAGAGCTGACGGATTTTGAGGCGCTGTATCGCTGCGGCGCAGTCGGCTTTACTGATGACGGTATACCGCTGCAGGATGCGGCGCTTCTGGAGGAGGCGATGATGCAGGCGGCGCGGCTGGATGTGCCCATCAGTCTGCACGAGGAGGATTCCTCCATGATTCTCCGTCCGGGCGTCAATGCCGGAAAAGTGGCGGAGGCACTTCAGTATGGCGGTGCTCCGGCGGCGTCGGAGAGCACGATGGTGGAGCGCGACTGTGCGCTTGCCCTGAAGACGCGCGCTTCCGTGGTTATCCAGCATATCAGCGCGAAGAAATCGGTGGAGGCGGTGCGCAGTTACTGGCGCCGTGGCGCGCGGATACACGGGGAAGTGACGCCGCAGCATTTTTCACTGACGGAGGATATCGTGCTGGAGAAGGGCAGTCTTGCGCGGGTAAATCCGCCCATCCGCACGGAAGAGGACCGGCAGGCGCTGATTGAGGGCTTAAAGGACGGCACGCTGGATATTATCGCCACGGACCACGCGCCGCACAGCCGCGAGGAAAAGGCGCGCGACATCAAGGCGGCTCCCAGCGGGATGATAGGGCTGGAGACTTCCCTGGCGCTCGGCATCACAAATCTTGTGAAACAGGGGCATCTCTCCTTGATGGACCTTCTGGAGAAAATGACGGTCAATCCGGCACGACTTTACAGGCTGAATGCAGGTGCGCTCGCAGAGGGCGCTCCGGCGGATCTGGTTATTTTCGATGAAAACGAAAGCTGGACGGTGACGGATAATTTCCGCTCCAAATCCAACAACTCGCCATTTATCGGGCAGACGCTCACCGGCAGAGTGAAGTACACCATCTGCGGCGGAAAAACGGTCTACCGGGACGGGCAGACGGCGTTCTGA
- a CDS encoding dihydroorotate dehydrogenase electron transfer subunit, with product MGKVMSNRALGEDFYLMRVEQKNDARMGQFYMLRSWETYPVLSRPISVYDADDESVSFLYKVVGKGTELFARLQAGDEITLDGAHGNGFPSLTDKKRIALVGGGVGIAPLYLAAKTYKKENPECSVDIYLGFSGTPVLTEEFETVCDRLTVNVGGFVTDDIDPTAYDAIVTCGPTVMMKVLYNKCVKCQASAPLYVSMENRMACGIGACLVCSCKTKNGNRKVCKDGPVFSGSEVFGIEQ from the coding sequence ATGGGAAAAGTGATGAGCAACAGGGCGCTCGGTGAGGATTTCTATCTGATGCGCGTGGAGCAGAAGAATGATGCGCGGATGGGGCAGTTTTATATGCTGCGCTCCTGGGAGACGTATCCGGTTCTCAGCCGTCCAATCAGCGTGTACGACGCGGACGATGAGAGCGTCAGCTTCTTATATAAAGTGGTGGGAAAAGGAACGGAGCTTTTTGCGCGTCTGCAGGCGGGCGATGAAATTACGCTGGACGGGGCGCACGGAAACGGTTTTCCGTCTCTGACAGATAAAAAGCGCATTGCACTGGTGGGCGGCGGTGTGGGAATCGCGCCGCTTTATCTGGCGGCAAAGACCTATAAAAAAGAAAATCCGGAATGCAGCGTTGACATTTATCTTGGTTTCAGCGGCACACCGGTGCTGACGGAGGAATTTGAGACGGTCTGCGACCGGCTGACAGTGAATGTGGGCGGCTTCGTGACGGACGACATTGATCCGACAGCCTACGATGCCATCGTTACCTGCGGACCGACGGTGATGATGAAGGTACTCTATAACAAATGTGTGAAATGCCAGGCATCTGCGCCGCTCTATGTTTCGATGGAAAACCGCATGGCATGCGGCATCGGCGCCTGTCTGGTGTGCAGTTGTAAGACGAAAAACGGAAACCGCAAGGTCTGCAAGGACGGTCCGGTATTCTCAGGAAGCGAGGTGTTTGGCATTGAGCAGTAG
- a CDS encoding dihydroorotate dehydrogenase, translated as MALSSRLKTTFAGVEFKNPVVLASGTCGFGRELNEYFDIERLGGLCSKGLLDHPHGGNEGIRIWETASGIMNSVGLENPGVDAFIENDLDWVNSKNLVNIVNLGGHSLDGYLRGMEKLNQVDLDILELNISCPNVKSGGMNFGTKTEVAREIVRKIRAACRHKLVVKLSPNAEDIVSLAQMCEEEGADGVSLVNTFLGMAIDLKKKQPVFNNVYAGLSGPAIKPIALRMVHQVSKAVSIPVMGLGGITTWEDAIEFIMAGAAVVQVGTATFMKPDISMDIIDGMERYLEENGYESVEEIRGIL; from the coding sequence TTGGCATTGAGCAGTAGATTAAAAACGACCTTTGCCGGCGTGGAGTTTAAAAATCCGGTGGTACTTGCCTCTGGCACCTGCGGCTTCGGCAGAGAATTAAATGAGTATTTCGATATTGAACGCCTTGGCGGACTCTGCTCGAAGGGGCTGCTCGACCATCCGCACGGCGGCAACGAGGGTATCCGTATCTGGGAGACGGCGAGCGGCATCATGAACAGCGTCGGACTGGAAAATCCGGGCGTCGACGCCTTTATCGAGAACGACCTGGACTGGGTAAATTCCAAAAATCTGGTGAACATCGTAAATCTGGGCGGGCATTCGCTGGACGGTTATCTGAGAGGAATGGAAAAGCTTAATCAGGTTGACCTGGATATTCTGGAGCTGAATATTTCCTGCCCGAACGTGAAGAGCGGCGGCATGAATTTCGGCACAAAGACGGAGGTTGCCCGCGAGATCGTGCGAAAGATCCGCGCCGCCTGCCGTCATAAGCTGGTGGTCAAGCTCTCCCCGAACGCGGAGGATATCGTGTCGCTGGCGCAGATGTGTGAGGAGGAGGGAGCGGACGGCGTTTCTCTTGTCAATACCTTCCTCGGCATGGCGATTGATTTAAAAAAGAAACAGCCTGTTTTTAATAATGTATACGCCGGGCTCTCCGGTCCGGCTATCAAGCCGATCGCGCTGCGGATGGTCCATCAGGTGTCGAAAGCCGTCTCCATCCCGGTGATGGGGCTGGGCGGCATCACCACCTGGGAGGACGCCATCGAATTTATCATGGCGGGTGCAGCCGTCGTGCAGGTCGGCACCGCCACCTTCATGAAGCCGGACATCAGCATGGACATCATCGATGGCATGGAGCGCTATCTGGAAGAAAACGGCTATGAGAGCGTGGAGGAAATCCGGGGGATTCTGTAG